ACCGGTATAACAGATCCACACCCAGATTCACGAAAACAAAAATGACAGAAGCAACAAGTACGCCTCCTTGTACGACAGGGAGGTCCCTCATACGAATGGCATCAACGATCAATCGGCCCAGACCATTGATAGCAAAAACAGATTCAACCAGAACCGTCCCGCCAAGCAGTGTTCCAAATTGCAATCCGATGACAGTGATTACGGGAATAAGCGCGTTTTTGAGGGCGTGTTTGTATACAATGAGTCTATTTTTCAGACCTTTTGCCCGTGCGGTACGGATGTAGTCCTGATGAATGACATCTAGCATACTCGAACGGGTCATTCGGGCAACGATGGCGGCTCCCGAAGCACCAAGCGTGATAGCAGGTAAGATGACGTGTTCCAGGCTTCCCCAGCCGGTAACGGGTAAGAGATGAAATTTGACGGAGAAAAAGGAGATTAACATCATGCCCAGCCAGAAGCTGGGGAGCGAGATGCCCATCAGGGCAACCAGCATAATCAGGCGATCGGCTGTACTATGCTGACGGGTGGCGGATACAATTCCCGCTATCATACCAAGTACAATCGTGATGACAATACTGGCCAGTGCCAATTGAATGGTGGTGGGCAGGCGAAGCATAATTTCGTCC
This Paenibacillus xylanexedens DNA region includes the following protein-coding sequences:
- the nikB gene encoding nickel ABC transporter permease: MLTYIVRRLIQTVPVIFGVILVVFLIMQMVPGDPAVLIAGDGASEETVQAIRHDLGLDRPLPLQYIQYVFDVFRGDLGTSYRSDHPVMDEIMLRLPTTIQLALASIVITIVLGMIAGIVSATRQHSTADRLIMLVALMGISLPSFWLGMMLISFFSVKFHLLPVTGWGSLEHVILPAITLGASGAAIVARMTRSSMLDVIHQDYIRTARAKGLKNRLIVYKHALKNALIPVITVIGLQFGTLLGGTVLVESVFAINGLGRLIVDAIRMRDLPVVQGGVLVASVIFVFVNLGVDLLYRYFNKRIEMD